AGAACGAGCGGGTCTGGCTGCCGTCGCCGTACAGTGTAATCGGTTCGCCGGCGATCGCCTGGCGGATGAAGTTGGACACCACGCGGCCATCGTACGGATGCATTCGCGGTCCGTACGTATTGAAGATCCGGACGATCTTGATATCGACCTTGTTCGAGCGGTGATAGTCCATGAACAGCGTCTCGGCGACCCGCTTGCCTTCGTCATAGCAGGCCCGCGGTCCGATCGGATTGACGTTGCCGCGATAGTCCTCGGTCTGCGGATGGACGACCGGATCGCCATAGACTTCGCTGGTCGACGCTTGCAGCACCCGCGCCCGGCAGCGTTTCGCCATCCCCAGTACATTGATCGCCCCCATCACCGACGTCTTGGTCGTCTTAATGGGGTTGTATTGGTAGTGGCCCGGCGCGGCGGGACAAGCCAGGTTGTAAATCTCGTCAACTTCCAACCAGATCGGCATCGTGATATCGTGCCGGATGAACTCGAAGTTGTGAAAGTCGAGGAGCCGCTCGATGTTCGCCTTCTGACTAGTAAAGAAGTTGTCGAGACAGATAACGTCGTGTCCCGCATCGACAAGACGCTC
This sequence is a window from Blastopirellula retiformator. Protein-coding genes within it:
- a CDS encoding UDP-glucuronic acid decarboxylase family protein, encoding MSQLKRILVTGGAGFLGSHLCERLVDAGHDVICLDNFFTSQKANIERLLDFHNFEFIRHDITMPIWLEVDEIYNLACPAAPGHYQYNPIKTTKTSVMGAINVLGMAKRCRARVLQASTSEVYGDPVVHPQTEDYRGNVNPIGPRACYDEGKRVAETLFMDYHRSNKVDIKIVRIFNTYGPRMHPYDGRVVSNFIRQAIAGEPITLYGDGSQTRSFCYRDDLVEAMIRMMNSEPEFIGPVNIGNPHEFTIRQLAELVVKHTGAKSTFINKPLPEDDPLQRQPNISLAKAKLGWEPKVELEEGLKATIDYFRNIDMSHYRPPTPNHD